One part of the Clostridium thermosuccinogenes genome encodes these proteins:
- a CDS encoding S24 family peptidase, with protein sequence MSRIGSQIKRIREQKGMTHKQLGKAVGVNESFIRDLEAGKRIANDDLVKRISKALGQEINDLMLAIEKEAPVPEKAVVKKATLGVKPQENKVQEMWSDALDSVLKTVPVYEYDLTKVVGSRQLPVISNKVEGYAKDKVFYLKIQENDMMGFRIMKGDIAFAHAAHEVENNAICLVEYGGKRAIRQIKKLEGGKLLLISNDGRLSTETVSEKSLKVLAKLVKLEIKL encoded by the coding sequence ATGAGCAGAATAGGTTCGCAAATAAAAAGGATCAGGGAACAAAAGGGCATGACCCACAAGCAGCTGGGTAAAGCTGTCGGGGTTAATGAAAGCTTTATCAGGGATCTGGAGGCGGGCAAAAGGATAGCAAACGATGATTTGGTCAAGAGAATCTCAAAGGCTCTGGGTCAGGAGATAAATGACCTGATGCTGGCTATAGAAAAAGAAGCGCCGGTTCCAGAAAAAGCTGTGGTTAAAAAGGCTACGCTTGGTGTAAAGCCGCAGGAGAATAAAGTTCAGGAAATGTGGAGTGATGCTTTGGATTCGGTACTGAAAACCGTACCGGTTTATGAGTATGATCTGACAAAAGTCGTAGGCAGCAGGCAGCTTCCTGTGATATCCAACAAGGTTGAGGGATATGCCAAGGACAAGGTTTTTTACCTAAAAATACAGGAAAACGATATGATGGGCTTTAGAATTATGAAAGGTGACATCGCCTTTGCTCATGCTGCCCATGAAGTAGAAAACAATGCGATATGCCTGGTGGAATATGGGGGAAAGAGGGCAATACGCCAGATTAAAAAGCTGGAAGGCGGTAAGCTCCTGCTTATTAGCAATGATGGGCGGCTTTCCACGGAAACTGTGTCGGAGAAAAGCTTGAAAGTGCTGGCAAAACTGGTCAAACTGGAGATCAAGCTATAA
- a CDS encoding branched-chain amino acid transporter permease — protein MTQNTQQLLVLVAVISLGTILTRALPFILFPKNKKIPGFINYLGDVIPYAAIGLLVVYCLKDVSVLAAPYGIPEAIAVACVVLLHVWKKSTLLSIGAGTVVYMLLVQLVFA, from the coding sequence ATGACGCAGAATACGCAGCAGTTGCTTGTTCTTGTTGCAGTTATCTCACTGGGAACAATTTTAACCCGGGCGCTGCCTTTCATACTGTTTCCTAAAAATAAAAAAATACCCGGATTTATAAATTATCTGGGTGACGTGATACCCTATGCAGCGATAGGTTTGCTGGTGGTATACTGCCTCAAGGATGTTTCGGTGCTGGCTGCACCTTATGGAATCCCTGAAGCCATCGCTGTTGCTTGTGTTGTGCTGCTTCATGTTTGGAAGAAAAGCACTTTGCTGAGCATTGGCGCGGGAACCGTGGTCTATATGCTGCTGGTGCAGCTTGTTTTTGCTTAA